In Leopardus geoffroyi isolate Oge1 chromosome D1, O.geoffroyi_Oge1_pat1.0, whole genome shotgun sequence, a single window of DNA contains:
- the LOC123602197 gene encoding collagen alpha-1(III) chain-like, with protein sequence MWQRVVGEESGSPRTEASALRRQSRAEGCELSSPKRQRRRRRGSVSGPFTPRLLQPPLQPRGGGSLPAASRWPQVRDGVRLQAPGGPPGARDARGQDGSRGLRRPPWWEPRPPPCPAPARAPPLRSALQQLAAASGERPGGSAGCRAPHLWCPGRASSWGREGWREAWCLGKGKGRADSRSRRGRRGSPARRSPPGRLARPPAVAPSALGSRVILSRTRE encoded by the exons ATGTGGCAAAGGGTCGTGGGCGAGGAGTCGGGCAGCCCCAGAACTGAAGCTTCGGCCCTTCGCAGGCAGAGCAGGGCGGAAG GCTGCGAGCTGAGCTCCCCgaagcggcagcggcggcggcggcgaggctCCGTCTCCGGCCCCTTCACTCCGCGCCTTCTGCAGCCGCCACTGCAGCCGCGCGGCGGGGGCTCCCTCCCCGCAGCCAGCCGGTGGCCCCAGGTAAGGGACGGGGTGCGGCTGCAGGCTCCGGGCGGGCCGCCGGGGGCCCGGGACGCCCGCGGGCAGGACGGCTCCCGCGGCCTGCGCAGGCCCCCCTGGTGGGAGCCAcgacccccaccctgcccagcccCGGCTCGCGCGCCTCCTCTCCGCTCCGCACTGCAACAGTTAGCAGCTGCCTCCGGAGAACGGCCGGGGGGCTCTGCTGGGTGCCGCGCCCCCCACCTCTGGTGCCCGGGAAGAGCCTCGAGCTGGGGCCGGGAAGGCTGGAGAGAAG CCTGGTGCCTTGGGAAAGGAAAAGGGCGCGCGGACTCGCGTTCCAGGCGGGGCCGGAGAGGATCTCCTGCGCGCCGCTCGCCTCCCGGCCGGCTCGCTCGCCCGCCCGCGGTGGCCCCCTCGGCCCTTGGCTCGCGCGTCATCCTCTCCCGCACCAGGGAGTAG
- the CD1H11orf87 gene encoding uncharacterized protein C11orf87 homolog: protein MSARAPKELRLALPPCLLNRTFASPNASGGGNASARGPGAGGSGGGTCITQVGQQLFQSFSSTLVLIVLVTLIFCLIVLSLSTFHIHKRRMKKRKMQRAQEEYERDHCSSNRGGRGLPPAASGQAPAPAKETRLERQPRDFAFCAPSDASSSSSAPGLPCQGPRAPPPPPPAPSPQGAHAASSCLDTAGEGLLQTVVLS from the coding sequence ATGAGTGCCAGGGCGCCCAAGGAGCTGAGGCTGGCGCTGCCGCCGTGTCTCCTCAACCGGACCTTTGCCTCCCCCAACGCCAGCGGCGGCGGCAACGCGAGCGCCCGTGGCCCGGGTGCAGGCGGCAGTGGCGGCGGCACCTGCATCACGCAGGTGGGACAGCAGCTCTTCCAGTCCTTCTCGTCCACGCTGGTGCTGATTGTCCTGGTCACCCTCATCTTCTGCCTCATCGTGCTGTCCCTCTCCACCTTCCACATCCACAAGCGGAGGATGAAGAAGCGGAAGATGCAGAGGGCTCAGGAGGAGTACGAGCGGGATCACTGCAGCAGCAACCGCGGCGGCCGGGGGCTGCCCCCAGCGGCGAGCGGCCaggcccccgcccctgccaaaGAAACCCGGCTGGAGAGGCAGCCCCGGGACTTCGCCTTCTGCGCCCCCTCCGACGCCTCCTCTTCGTCTTCGGCCCCCGGCCTCCCGTGCCAGGGTCCCcgcgctcctcctcctccaccaccggCCCCCAGTCCGCAAGGAGCACACGCGGCCTCCTCCTGTTTGGACACAGCTGGCGAGGGCCTTTTGCAAACGGTGGTACTGTCCTGA